In one Terriglobales bacterium genomic region, the following are encoded:
- the mreD gene encoding rod shape-determining protein MreD, producing the protein MPITYSSRAEIEVHRFTLSASIGIPLVALLLQAFVPLYVRRFDILDLPLLVTIFLAVARRSPVTGLLTGGVIGLLQDGLTHHPLGVYGIAKTVVGYAASSLGVRVDVESVLTRFLTTLGFYLLHTAVYFVVGRYLVRQPLEWEWGYLLVASLLNALVALPLFAFLDRFKLKT; encoded by the coding sequence GTGCCCATCACCTACAGTTCGCGTGCTGAGATCGAGGTCCACCGGTTTACGCTGTCGGCGAGCATCGGCATTCCGCTCGTGGCGTTGTTGCTGCAGGCATTCGTCCCCTTGTACGTGCGTCGCTTCGACATCCTGGACCTTCCCTTACTCGTGACTATTTTCCTGGCAGTGGCGCGTCGCAGCCCGGTCACCGGGCTGCTGACCGGCGGTGTGATCGGCCTGCTCCAGGATGGCTTGACTCATCATCCGCTGGGCGTCTATGGCATCGCCAAGACGGTAGTCGGCTACGCTGCGTCTTCCCTCGGGGTGCGGGTCGATGTGGAGAGTGTGCTGACCCGCTTCCTGACCACGCTCGGCTTCTACCTTCTCCACACTGCGGTGTACTTCGTGGTGGGACGGTATCTGGTGCGGCAGCCGCTGGAATGGGAGTGGGGATACCTGCTGGTGGCGTCTCTGCTGAACGCCCTGGTGGCGTTGCCCCTGTTTGCATTCCTGGACCGCTTCAAGCTCAAGACCTGA
- a CDS encoding undecaprenyl-diphosphate phosphatase, which yields MAAALVNDYVLSFLLGVIEGLTEFLPVSSTAHLRIAEAAFGVNLADGYWKMYSIVIQLGAILSLPFYFRKRISGFIAEFPRGPRGDRTWLTHPLGLTMVAFVCTAVPSLLSTKIIGKHLESLPLMAWALIVGGVAMWMVDAWSERHAPTTHRMDDMSLGQAAWIGVWQVLAAVFPGVSRSMATISAGQTAGMTREAALEFSFFLSIPTMAAATGYDFLKALKAGSGAGEAHLGSFTMDTHGWIVLGIGFVVSFLVALASVAWFMRWVRKHGFVPFAVYRIAGGVVVLSWVWTASS from the coding sequence GTGGCCGCGGCCCTCGTGAACGACTACGTGCTGTCGTTCCTGCTGGGCGTCATCGAGGGCCTCACCGAATTCCTTCCCGTGAGTTCAACCGCCCACCTGCGCATCGCGGAAGCGGCCTTCGGCGTGAATCTGGCCGACGGCTACTGGAAAATGTACTCCATCGTCATCCAGTTGGGTGCCATCCTTTCCCTGCCCTTTTATTTCCGCAAGCGCATCTCCGGGTTCATAGCTGAGTTCCCGCGTGGGCCGCGCGGCGACCGTACATGGCTCACGCATCCGCTGGGGCTCACGATGGTTGCCTTCGTCTGCACCGCCGTGCCTTCTCTGCTCTCCACCAAGATCATCGGCAAGCACCTGGAGAGCCTGCCCTTGATGGCGTGGGCGCTGATCGTAGGTGGAGTCGCGATGTGGATGGTGGACGCGTGGTCGGAGCGCCACGCCCCGACCACCCACCGCATGGATGACATGAGCCTGGGTCAGGCAGCCTGGATCGGTGTGTGGCAGGTGCTGGCCGCGGTGTTTCCCGGCGTCTCGCGCTCCATGGCCACCATATCCGCCGGACAGACCGCCGGCATGACACGCGAAGCCGCGCTCGAGTTTTCCTTCTTTCTATCGATTCCGACCATGGCGGCAGCTACCGGCTACGATTTCCTCAAGGCCTTGAAGGCAGGCAGCGGCGCGGGCGAAGCCCACCTGGGTTCGTTCACCATGGACACACACGGCTGGATCGTTCTGGGCATCGGGTTTGTGGTCTCTTTCCTGGTGGCGCTGGCCTCAGTGGCCTGGTTCATGCGCTGGGTACGGAAACACGGGTTTGTCCCTTTTGCGGTGTATCGCATAGCGGGCGGAGTGGTGGTGCTGTCCTGGGTGTGGACGGCCAGCTCCTGA
- the rodA gene encoding rod shape-determining protein RodA, with translation MIRFVSFRDFDWVLLGLVLVICSLGVAEIYSATYNTKLAGAHVKQIYWILFGVLLLFLMSMLDYRTLLERVPWLYVVSIAALVAVLLFGQKYLGARRWIRIYGGTHFQPSEWIKLVVILAVAKYFADLRQREPAVSDIVKAALIAGVPMLLILAQPDLGTALTYAPVAVMGLFLAGLRWKHAAVILLCAGLLMPVVWKFGLKDYQRARLTSFLDPAADPQGSGYQVQQSLIAVGSGGIWGKGFLQGSQTQGLFLPVTHTDFAFAAFAEEQGLLGAMGLLLLYFMVLMRLVQNAQVARDRAGSFIIMGVVAVLAFHVMVNVGMVVGFMPVTGIPLPLLSYGGSSALFTFLALGLVMNIRMRRFVN, from the coding sequence ATGATTCGCTTTGTCTCATTCCGCGACTTCGATTGGGTCCTGTTGGGGCTGGTCCTCGTGATTTGTTCGCTGGGCGTCGCTGAGATCTACAGCGCCACCTACAACACCAAGCTCGCCGGCGCCCACGTCAAGCAGATCTACTGGATTCTGTTCGGCGTCCTTTTGCTGTTCCTGATGAGCATGCTGGATTACCGGACGCTGCTGGAGCGCGTCCCTTGGCTGTATGTTGTCTCGATCGCTGCTTTGGTTGCCGTGCTTCTTTTCGGGCAGAAATACCTGGGCGCCCGGCGCTGGATCCGAATCTACGGCGGTACACACTTCCAGCCTTCGGAATGGATCAAGCTGGTGGTGATTCTGGCGGTGGCGAAATATTTTGCGGACTTGCGCCAACGTGAACCCGCCGTTTCCGATATCGTCAAGGCAGCTCTGATCGCCGGCGTTCCCATGCTCTTGATCCTGGCGCAGCCGGATTTAGGTACCGCCCTCACCTACGCGCCGGTTGCTGTGATGGGGCTGTTCCTCGCCGGGCTGCGCTGGAAGCATGCCGCTGTGATCCTGCTCTGCGCTGGATTGCTGATGCCCGTGGTGTGGAAGTTTGGTCTCAAAGACTACCAGCGAGCGCGGCTCACCAGCTTCCTGGATCCCGCCGCGGACCCCCAAGGCTCCGGCTATCAGGTGCAGCAATCGCTGATCGCCGTCGGTTCGGGCGGCATCTGGGGCAAGGGATTTCTCCAGGGTTCGCAGACCCAGGGGCTGTTCCTGCCCGTCACCCACACCGATTTTGCCTTCGCTGCGTTTGCGGAAGAGCAAGGTCTGTTGGGCGCCATGGGTCTGCTATTGCTCTATTTCATGGTTCTCATGCGTCTAGTGCAGAACGCTCAGGTAGCCCGTGACCGCGCCGGCTCGTTCATCATCATGGGTGTAGTAGCGGTTCTGGCGTTTCACGTCATGGTGAATGTCGGCATGGTCGTGGGTTTCATGCCCGTCACCGGCATACCTTTGCCGCTGCTGAGCTACGGCGGCTCTTCGGCGCTGTTCACCTTCCTCGCCCTGGGCCTGGTCATGAACATACGCATGAGAAGGTTCGTAAACTAG
- the mreC gene encoding rod shape-determining protein MreC has product MDNFIGRYRNLTILTAVLFAQVLGLGIQVRRPTDSGSQSLIRIWTVAAISPIEKAIVRVHEAVGDLWLSYVDLRGVRVENHALRSQLDRLRLEQARLEQEAAQGRRLGALLDFKQQFIGETVAARLIGSSGSRHSRVLYLDKGSEHGLRNGMAVISPQGIVGKITAVLPTSAQVLEIRDADSGVGVILEKSRLHAVLKGTTDGRTMLRYVMGDEKVEVGERLLTTGGDRIFPRGLPVGTVTSVGPGPDAFLAIVVEPAADLDRLEEVLVVTRVDQAPADVLEAEAPSRAAEILAQRLPGISPKPAAESSAQEPGPVSPADAPTAPAGEGSDAPSRPGATPASPPPGGASR; this is encoded by the coding sequence ATGGATAACTTCATCGGTCGGTATCGCAACCTCACCATCCTGACTGCGGTGCTGTTCGCGCAGGTCCTGGGGCTCGGAATTCAGGTCCGGCGTCCTACGGATTCCGGCTCCCAGTCCCTCATTCGCATCTGGACCGTTGCCGCCATCTCGCCCATCGAGAAGGCGATCGTGCGCGTCCATGAGGCCGTCGGCGACCTGTGGCTCAGCTACGTGGACTTGCGCGGCGTGCGTGTCGAGAATCATGCCCTGCGCTCGCAGCTGGATCGCCTGCGCCTGGAGCAGGCCCGCCTGGAACAGGAGGCTGCCCAGGGCCGCCGCCTCGGCGCTCTGCTCGATTTCAAGCAGCAGTTCATCGGAGAAACTGTCGCCGCCCGGCTGATTGGTTCCAGCGGTAGCCGGCACTCGCGCGTGCTCTACCTCGACAAGGGCTCCGAACACGGCCTTCGCAACGGCATGGCCGTCATCAGTCCTCAAGGCATCGTCGGCAAGATCACCGCCGTGTTGCCCACCTCGGCCCAGGTTCTGGAGATCCGCGATGCAGACAGCGGGGTAGGCGTGATCCTGGAAAAATCGCGCCTGCATGCTGTTCTTAAGGGCACGACCGATGGCCGGACGATGCTGCGCTACGTCATGGGTGACGAGAAGGTGGAAGTCGGGGAGCGTCTCCTCACCACTGGAGGTGACCGCATCTTCCCACGCGGACTGCCTGTGGGCACGGTCACCAGCGTCGGGCCAGGCCCGGATGCCTTCCTAGCCATCGTCGTTGAGCCCGCAGCCGATCTCGATCGCCTGGAGGAAGTCCTCGTCGTGACGCGTGTGGATCAGGCCCCGGCGGATGTCCTGGAGGCCGAAGCGCCAAGCCGCGCGGCGGAGATTCTGGCCCAGCGTCTCCCAGGAATCTCACCCAAGCCGGCGGCGGAGAGCAGCGCTCAAGAGCCCGGTCCTGTTTCCCCAGCGGATGCACCTACCGCTCCGGCCGGCGAAGGTTCGGATGCGCCATCGCGGCCTGGAGCGACTCCTGCGAGTCCGCCTCCTGGGGGAGCATCTCGCTAG
- the mrdA gene encoding penicillin-binding protein 2, which yields MLDRVEKIPSYRFTAVQYALVAMFLLLAYGLWRLQVSGGERYEQLAQRNRIRGIPIMAPRGKILDREGRILVDNYPSFTVLYQREQGAPSADELAQIATGLHMTVEDIQERLRRRAGEPSFRPAVLKDDITPDELAFVEAHRPELPQLDVIMVHRRLYPRNGFAAHLVGYVGEVSERMLDQPGFELYEAGDIVGQYGVEQTYNHLLMGKDGYRRVVVDSRGREVGQLEQASATPGKQLRLTVDLDLQIAAEETLEGSIGAIVALDPRNGEVLAMVSRPTFDPNAFTVGISRQAWSQLVNDPDTPLLNKATQAQLAPGSVFKILMSVAGLEEGVAQNMTITCPGGRNFYGRFFKCHRVHGGGVGISRAITESCDTFFYTLAERLGIERIAHYATRLGLGQKTNIDLPQEAAGVMPSEAWKIRNFRQKWYAGETISVGIGQGAVATTPIQLARAIGGIAMDGVLYRPHVAFPDEMQGLAHAAAAEDVPDRVVVPIDPRNWEIITDAMAGVVNPGGTAASAHLEGIDFAGKTGSSQVVSNEARRKLVGDRYRDNGWFVGVAPRRNPEIVVAALVEGGEHGYIAARLVARVIKAHFDKKQRNGVKVARSRRTAPAPSLEFAGVWSEPDADGRSDALRSGKFVLSLHRAGHPAGSLVRVPELSSIRQFPNLAIPQSP from the coding sequence ATGCTGGATCGCGTCGAGAAGATACCGTCGTATCGCTTCACCGCCGTGCAGTACGCGCTGGTGGCGATGTTCCTGCTGCTCGCCTATGGCCTGTGGCGGCTGCAGGTCTCTGGCGGTGAGCGTTATGAGCAGCTCGCCCAGCGCAATCGCATTCGCGGCATTCCCATTATGGCGCCACGCGGCAAGATTCTGGACCGCGAGGGCCGCATCCTGGTGGACAACTATCCCTCGTTCACCGTGCTCTACCAGCGCGAACAGGGGGCGCCCTCCGCCGACGAACTGGCCCAGATCGCCACCGGCCTGCACATGACCGTAGAAGACATTCAGGAGCGCCTGCGCCGCCGCGCGGGTGAGCCTTCCTTCCGCCCGGCTGTGCTCAAGGACGACATCACGCCCGACGAGCTCGCCTTCGTCGAGGCCCACCGACCGGAGCTGCCGCAGCTCGACGTCATCATGGTGCACCGACGGCTGTATCCCCGGAACGGCTTTGCCGCCCACCTGGTTGGCTACGTCGGGGAGGTCAGTGAGCGCATGCTCGACCAGCCCGGTTTCGAGCTATACGAGGCCGGGGACATCGTCGGCCAGTACGGCGTGGAGCAGACGTACAACCATCTGCTGATGGGCAAAGACGGATACCGCCGGGTGGTTGTGGACAGCCGCGGGCGTGAAGTGGGGCAGTTGGAGCAGGCTTCTGCTACCCCGGGCAAACAGCTGCGCCTGACCGTTGACCTGGATCTGCAGATCGCCGCCGAGGAAACGTTGGAAGGCAGCATCGGCGCGATCGTGGCGCTGGATCCCCGCAACGGGGAAGTGCTGGCCATGGTAAGCCGCCCGACGTTTGACCCCAACGCCTTCACCGTGGGCATTTCACGGCAGGCCTGGAGCCAGCTGGTCAACGATCCCGACACGCCCCTGCTCAACAAGGCCACGCAGGCCCAACTCGCTCCCGGCTCGGTGTTCAAGATCCTGATGTCGGTGGCCGGCCTGGAAGAGGGAGTGGCTCAGAATATGACCATCACCTGCCCGGGCGGCAGGAATTTCTACGGCCGCTTCTTCAAGTGCCACCGTGTGCACGGTGGAGGCGTGGGGATTTCTCGCGCCATCACGGAATCCTGCGACACCTTCTTCTACACGCTGGCGGAACGGTTGGGCATCGAGCGCATTGCGCACTACGCTACCCGCCTGGGCCTGGGGCAGAAGACCAATATCGATCTGCCGCAGGAGGCGGCCGGCGTCATGCCGTCGGAGGCATGGAAGATTCGCAATTTCCGCCAGAAGTGGTATGCGGGTGAGACCATCTCCGTCGGCATTGGACAGGGCGCCGTGGCTACCACGCCTATCCAGTTGGCGCGCGCCATCGGCGGCATCGCCATGGATGGAGTCCTCTACCGCCCGCATGTGGCGTTTCCCGACGAGATGCAGGGTTTGGCCCATGCCGCGGCTGCCGAGGACGTGCCCGATCGCGTGGTCGTGCCCATCGATCCACGCAACTGGGAGATCATCACGGATGCCATGGCCGGCGTGGTCAATCCGGGCGGCACCGCCGCCAGCGCCCATTTGGAAGGCATCGATTTCGCCGGCAAGACGGGGAGCTCGCAGGTGGTCAGCAACGAAGCCCGTCGCAAGCTCGTGGGAGACCGTTATCGAGACAACGGCTGGTTTGTGGGAGTCGCTCCGCGGCGCAATCCGGAGATCGTCGTGGCCGCGCTGGTGGAAGGCGGAGAGCACGGCTACATCGCGGCTCGCCTGGTCGCCCGGGTGATCAAGGCGCACTTCGACAAAAAGCAGCGCAACGGTGTGAAGGTGGCCCGGTCGCGGCGGACGGCCCCGGCGCCGTCTCTCGAGTTCGCCGGCGTCTGGAGCGAACCCGATGCTGACGGCCGGAGTGATGCTCTACGATCCGGGAAGTTTGTGCTGTCCCTGCACCGTGCAGGGCATCCGGCGGGGAGCCTTGTGCGCGTCCCGGAACTTTCGTCAATTCGGCAATTCCCCAATTTGGCAATTCCTCAATCCCCATGA
- a CDS encoding rod shape-determining protein encodes MSSNGLHSESSVLQSLRSLFSVFSSDLAIDLGTANTLVYAKGKGIVVNEPSIVAINKLTGDVEAVGKEAKEMLGRTPGNIVAIKPMKDGVIADFKVTEKMLNYFIQKAHNRKMLVHPRIVIGVPSEITQVEKRAVMDSAYRAKASEVHLVEQAMVAAIGAGLPITDPCGNMVVDIGGGTCDIAVISLSGIVYSRSVRMAGNQMDEAVMNYLKRKYNLLIGERTAEQIKMEIGSAYPLDKPLTMEIKGRNLIEGIPRTITIDDSEIREALGECVATIMNAIRVALERTPPELSADISDRGIVLTGGGALLRNLDKRIREETGLPVSIADDPLASVVLGTGKMLSDFKLLRKISIE; translated from the coding sequence ATGTCATCTAACGGTCTTCATTCCGAGTCGTCCGTCCTGCAGAGTCTGCGTTCCCTGTTCAGCGTTTTCTCGTCCGACCTCGCCATCGACCTGGGCACCGCCAACACCTTGGTCTACGCCAAGGGCAAGGGAATCGTGGTGAATGAACCTTCCATCGTCGCCATCAACAAGCTCACCGGCGATGTGGAAGCAGTCGGCAAAGAAGCCAAGGAGATGCTGGGCCGCACGCCCGGCAACATCGTGGCTATCAAGCCGATGAAAGACGGCGTGATCGCCGACTTCAAGGTCACCGAGAAGATGCTCAACTACTTTATTCAGAAGGCGCACAACCGGAAGATGCTGGTGCATCCGCGCATCGTGATCGGCGTGCCTTCGGAGATTACTCAGGTAGAGAAGCGCGCGGTCATGGACTCGGCCTACCGCGCCAAGGCCAGTGAAGTCCATCTGGTCGAGCAGGCCATGGTGGCCGCCATCGGCGCCGGCCTGCCCATCACCGATCCCTGCGGCAACATGGTGGTGGATATCGGGGGCGGCACCTGCGACATCGCCGTGATTTCGCTGAGCGGCATCGTGTACTCGCGCTCCGTTCGCATGGCCGGCAACCAGATGGACGAGGCCGTCATGAATTACCTCAAGCGCAAGTACAACCTGCTCATCGGCGAGCGCACCGCCGAGCAGATCAAAATGGAAATCGGCTCCGCGTACCCCCTGGACAAGCCCCTCACCATGGAGATCAAGGGGCGCAACCTGATCGAGGGAATTCCGCGCACCATCACGATCGACGATAGCGAGATCCGGGAGGCGCTGGGCGAATGTGTGGCCACCATCATGAACGCCATTCGGGTCGCGCTGGAGCGCACACCACCGGAACTCTCTGCGGACATCAGCGATCGCGGCATCGTGCTGACCGGTGGTGGCGCCCTGCTGAGGAACCTGGATAAGCGCATTCGCGAGGAAACCGGCCTGCCGGTCTCGATCGCCGACGACCCACTGGCCAGCGTGGTGTTGGGCACGGGCAAGATGCTCAGCGACTTCAAGCTGCTGCGCAAGATTTCGATCGAGTAA